One segment of Enterobacter ludwigii DNA contains the following:
- the lepA gene encoding translation elongation factor 4 produces MKNIRNFSIIAHIDHGKSTLSDRIIQICGGLSDREMEAQVLDSMDLERERGITIKAQSVTLDYKAADGEIYQLNFIDTPGHVDFSYEVSRSLAACEGALLVVDAGQGVEAQTLANCYTAMEMDLEVVPVLNKIDLPAADPERVAEEIEDIVGIDATDAVRCSAKTGVGVTDVLERLVRDIPAPEGDPDAPLQALIIDSWFDNYLGVVSLVRIKNGTMRKGDKIKVMSTGQVYNADRLGIFTPKQVDRTELKCGEVGWLVCAIKDILGAPVGDTLTGARNPADKALPGFKKVKPQVYAGLFPVSSDDYENFRDALGKLSLNDASLFYEPESSTALGFGFRCGFLGLLHMEIIQERLEREYDLDLITTAPTVVYEVQTTNKEIVYVDSPSKLPPLNNIEELREPIAECHMLLPQEFLGNVITLCIEKRGVQTNMVYHGNQVALTYEIPMAEVVLDFFDRLKSTSRGYASLDYNFKRFQASNMVRVDVLINGERVDALALITHNDNAPYRGRELVEKMKELIPRQQFDIAIQAAIGNHIIARSTVKQLRKNVLAKCYGGDVSRKKKLLQKQKEGKKRMKQVGNVELPQEAFLAILHVGKDGK; encoded by the coding sequence ATGAAGAACATACGTAACTTTTCGATCATTGCTCACATTGACCACGGTAAGTCGACGCTGTCTGACCGTATTATCCAGATTTGCGGTGGCCTGTCTGATCGTGAAATGGAAGCCCAGGTTCTGGACTCCATGGACCTGGAACGCGAACGCGGTATCACCATCAAAGCGCAGAGCGTTACGCTTGATTACAAAGCGGCTGATGGCGAAATCTACCAGCTGAACTTTATCGACACCCCAGGCCACGTTGACTTCTCCTATGAAGTTTCACGCTCGCTGGCGGCCTGTGAAGGCGCGCTGCTGGTTGTGGATGCCGGGCAGGGCGTTGAAGCCCAGACCCTGGCAAACTGCTACACCGCGATGGAAATGGATCTCGAGGTTGTGCCGGTTCTGAACAAAATTGACCTGCCAGCTGCCGATCCTGAGCGCGTAGCGGAAGAGATTGAAGATATTGTCGGCATCGACGCGACCGATGCGGTGCGCTGCTCCGCTAAAACGGGCGTGGGCGTGACCGACGTGCTGGAACGCCTGGTGCGTGATATCCCGGCACCAGAAGGTGACCCGGATGCCCCGCTGCAGGCGCTGATCATCGACTCCTGGTTTGATAACTACCTGGGCGTTGTCTCGCTGGTGCGTATTAAAAACGGCACCATGCGTAAAGGCGACAAAATCAAGGTAATGAGTACTGGCCAGGTTTACAACGCAGACCGTCTGGGTATCTTCACGCCAAAACAGGTTGACCGTACCGAGCTGAAATGTGGCGAAGTAGGCTGGCTTGTCTGCGCCATTAAAGACATCCTCGGCGCGCCAGTGGGCGATACCCTGACCGGAGCACGTAACCCGGCAGACAAAGCGCTGCCAGGCTTTAAAAAGGTTAAACCGCAGGTTTACGCGGGTCTGTTCCCGGTCAGCTCTGACGACTATGAAAACTTCCGTGATGCGCTCGGCAAGCTGAGCCTCAACGATGCTTCCCTGTTCTATGAACCAGAAAGCTCCACGGCGCTGGGCTTCGGCTTCCGCTGCGGCTTCCTTGGTCTGCTGCACATGGAGATCATCCAGGAGCGTCTGGAGCGTGAATACGATCTGGATCTGATCACCACGGCACCGACCGTTGTGTACGAAGTGCAGACCACCAACAAAGAGATCGTCTACGTCGATAGCCCGTCCAAGCTGCCACCGCTGAACAATATCGAAGAACTGCGCGAGCCCATTGCAGAGTGTCATATGCTGCTGCCGCAGGAGTTCCTGGGTAACGTTATTACGCTGTGTATTGAGAAGCGTGGCGTACAGACCAACATGGTTTACCACGGTAATCAAGTTGCGCTGACGTACGAAATCCCTATGGCGGAAGTGGTCCTCGACTTCTTTGATCGTCTGAAGTCTACCTCTCGTGGCTATGCATCACTGGATTACAACTTCAAACGCTTCCAGGCGTCTAACATGGTGCGTGTGGACGTGCTGATCAACGGCGAGCGTGTGGATGCGCTGGCACTCATCACTCACAACGACAATGCGCCATACCGTGGCCGTGAGCTGGTTGAGAAGATGAAAGAGCTGATCCCGCGTCAGCAGTTTGATATCGCGATTCAGGCCGCCATCGGTAACCACATTATTGCCCGTTCTACTGTGAAACAGCTGCGTAAAAACGTTCTGGCGAAATGCTACGGCGGTGACGTCAGCCGTAAGAAAAAGCTGCTGCAGAAACAGAAAGAAGGTAAGAAGCGTATGAAGCAGGTCGGTAACGTCGAACTGCCGCAGGAAGCATTCCTTGCCATCCTTCATGTTGGTAAAGACGGCAAATAA
- the rseC gene encoding SoxR-reducing system protein RseC, with the protein MIKEWATVVSWQNGIALVSCDVKASCNSCASRAGCGSRVLNKLGPQTSHTISVPSDRPLMVGQKVELGIAEGSLLTSAMLVYLSPLVGLFVMGGVFQMLFGTDVAAMCGAALGGVGGFWLAKALSPKLAAREEWQPVILSVGLAPDQLRVETLSSEAR; encoded by the coding sequence ATGATTAAAGAGTGGGCTACGGTCGTATCGTGGCAGAATGGCATTGCGCTGGTGAGCTGTGATGTTAAGGCCTCATGCAATAGCTGTGCTTCCAGAGCCGGTTGCGGTAGCCGCGTGCTGAACAAGCTCGGGCCGCAAACCTCGCATACCATTTCCGTGCCAAGCGATCGGCCGCTGATGGTGGGGCAAAAGGTGGAGCTGGGAATTGCAGAAGGTAGCCTGCTCACGTCCGCCATGCTGGTTTATCTCTCTCCGCTGGTGGGGCTGTTTGTTATGGGCGGCGTATTCCAGATGCTGTTTGGTACCGATGTGGCCGCCATGTGTGGTGCGGCATTGGGCGGTGTAGGGGGATTCTGGCTGGCCAAAGCTCTCTCCCCGAAGCTTGCCGCACGCGAAGAATGGCAGCCTGTTATTCTCAGCGTAGGGCTAGCACCCGACCAGCTTCGTGTTGAGACGCTCTCTTCTGAGGCCCGGTGA
- the rseB gene encoding sigma-E factor regulatory protein RseB, protein MKQLWFAMSLMAGSLFFSANASADVSSGALLQQMNLASQSLNYELAFISINKQGVESLRYRHARLDNQPLAQLLQMDGPRREVVQRGNEISYFEPGLEPFTLNGDYIVDSLPSLIYTDFKRLAPYYDFISVGRTRIADRLCEVIRVVARDGTRYSYIVWIDAETKLPMRVDLLDRDGETLEQFRVISFSVNNQVGNSMQNLAKASLPPLLSVPAGDSVNFNWVPSWIPQGFSEVSSSRRQLPTIETPVESRLYSDGLFSFSVNINRASANSSEQMLRTGRRTVSTTVRDNAEITIVGELPPQTAKRISDSIKFRAAQ, encoded by the coding sequence ATGAAGCAACTTTGGTTCGCCATGTCTCTGATGGCGGGTAGCCTGTTCTTCTCTGCCAACGCCTCGGCTGATGTTTCATCCGGGGCGTTGTTGCAGCAAATGAATCTGGCCAGCCAGTCACTCAATTACGAGTTGGCATTTATCAGTATCAATAAGCAGGGCGTCGAGTCGTTACGATACCGCCATGCCCGTCTTGATAACCAGCCGCTCGCCCAGCTTTTACAGATGGATGGCCCGCGTCGGGAAGTTGTCCAGCGTGGTAACGAAATCAGTTATTTCGAACCCGGTCTGGAGCCTTTCACACTGAATGGCGATTATATCGTCGATTCTCTGCCATCGCTTATCTACACCGACTTCAAACGTCTTGCGCCTTACTATGATTTCATTTCGGTAGGGCGTACGCGCATTGCGGACAGACTGTGTGAGGTGATCCGCGTTGTTGCCCGTGACGGAACGCGCTACAGCTATATCGTCTGGATTGACGCCGAAACCAAGCTGCCAATGCGTGTAGACCTGCTTGACCGTGATGGTGAAACGCTGGAACAGTTCCGCGTTATCTCCTTTAGCGTGAACAATCAGGTGGGTAATAGCATGCAGAATCTGGCGAAAGCCAGCCTGCCACCGTTGCTTTCGGTACCGGCGGGTGATTCCGTCAACTTCAACTGGGTTCCTTCCTGGATCCCGCAAGGGTTTAGCGAAGTCTCCAGCAGCCGTCGACAACTGCCAACCATTGAAACACCGGTTGAATCGCGTCTTTATTCCGATGGTTTGTTCAGTTTCTCGGTGAACATTAACCGCGCATCGGCAAACAGTTCTGAACAAATGCTTCGTACCGGACGCAGGACGGTCAGCACCACGGTTCGCGATAACGCAGAGATCACCATTGTGGGTGAATTACCGCCACAAACGGCGAAGCGTATTTCCGACAGCATTAAATTCAGGGCTGCACAATGA
- the rseA gene encoding anti-sigma-E factor RseA, with amino-acid sequence MQKEKLSALMDGETLDSELLNELSHSPEMQETWESYHLIRDTLRGDTGEVLHFDISARVMAAIENEPVRQTTPLIPEAQPAPHQWQKMPFWHKVRPWASQLTQMGVAACVSLAVIVGVQHYNTQSETNQQPEAPVFNTLPMMGKASPVSLGVPADASASGGQQQQVQEQRRRINAMLQDYELQRRLHSEQLQFEQAQTQQAAVQVPGNQTLGTQSQ; translated from the coding sequence ATGCAGAAAGAAAAACTTTCCGCTTTAATGGATGGTGAAACGCTGGATAGTGAACTGCTCAACGAGCTGTCTCATTCTCCCGAAATGCAAGAGACCTGGGAGAGTTACCATCTCATCCGTGACACCCTTCGCGGTGACACCGGCGAGGTTCTCCATTTCGATATCTCAGCTCGCGTGATGGCGGCCATTGAAAATGAGCCTGTCCGTCAGACCACTCCGCTGATTCCTGAAGCTCAACCTGCGCCTCACCAGTGGCAGAAAATGCCGTTCTGGCACAAGGTGCGTCCGTGGGCCAGCCAGCTCACCCAAATGGGTGTGGCTGCATGCGTATCGCTTGCAGTTATCGTTGGCGTCCAGCACTATAATACTCAGTCTGAAACTAATCAGCAGCCAGAAGCGCCAGTGTTCAACACACTGCCGATGATGGGCAAAGCCAGCCCGGTAAGTTTGGGTGTTCCGGCTGATGCATCCGCCAGCGGCGGCCAGCAACAGCAGGTTCAGGAGCAACGCCGTCGCATTAATGCGATGTTGCAGGATTACGAGTTGCAGCGTCGTCTGCACTCTGAACAGCTTCAGTTTGAGCAGGCACAAACCCAGCAAGCGGCTGTGCAGGTGCCCGGAAACCAAACTTTAGGAACGCAATCGCAGTAA
- the rpoE gene encoding RNA polymerase sigma factor RpoE, with product MSEQLTDQVLVERVQKGDQKAFNLLVVRYQHKVASLVSRYVPSGDVPDVVQESFIKAYRALDSFRGDSAFYTWLYRIAVNTAKNYLVAQGRRPPSSDVDAIDAENFESGGALKEISNPENLMLSEELRQIVFRTIESLPEDLRMAITLRELDGLSYEEIAAIMDCPVGTVRSRIFRAREAIDNKVQPLIRR from the coding sequence ATGAGCGAGCAGTTAACGGACCAGGTCCTGGTTGAACGGGTCCAGAAGGGAGATCAGAAAGCCTTTAACTTACTGGTGGTGCGCTACCAGCATAAGGTGGCGAGCCTGGTTTCCCGCTATGTACCGTCAGGCGATGTGCCTGATGTAGTACAAGAGTCTTTTATTAAGGCCTATCGCGCGCTGGATTCATTCCGGGGAGATAGTGCTTTTTATACCTGGCTGTACCGTATTGCGGTCAATACGGCAAAGAATTATTTGGTCGCTCAGGGCCGCCGTCCGCCTTCAAGTGATGTGGACGCAATCGACGCCGAAAACTTCGAAAGTGGCGGTGCGCTGAAAGAAATTTCGAACCCTGAGAACTTAATGTTGTCAGAAGAACTGAGACAAATCGTTTTTCGCACGATCGAGTCGCTCCCGGAAGATTTACGCATGGCAATTACGTTACGGGAGTTGGATGGTCTGAGCTATGAAGAGATAGCCGCCATCATGGATTGTCCGGTCGGCACGGTACGTTCACGTATTTTCCGTGCGCGAGAAGCAATTGATAATAAAGTTCAACCGCTTATCAGGCGTTGA
- the nadB gene encoding L-aspartate oxidase yields the protein MNTTPELHCDVLIIGSGAAGLSLALRLAEHQSVIVLSKGPISEGSTFYAQGGIAAVFDETDSIASHVDDTLIAGAGIVDAHAAEFVASNARHCVQWLIDQGVLFDTQVQPNGEESYHLTREGGHSHRRILHAADATGKEVETTLASKALSHPNIRVLERSNAVDLIISDKIGLPGTRRVVGAWVWNRNKEKVETCQAKAVVLATGGASKVYQYTTNPDIASGDGIAMAWRAGCRVANLEFNQFHPTALFHPQARNFLLTEALRGEGAYLKRPDGSRFMPDFDPRGELAPRDIVARAIDHEMKRLGVDCMYLDISHKPAEFIRQHFPMIYEKLLGLGIDLTRDSVPIVPAAHYTCGGVMVDDHGRTDVDGLYAIGEVSYTGLHGANRMASNSLLECLVYGWSAAEDITKRMPYARQTENLPAWDESRVENPDELVVIQHNWHELRLFMWDYVGIVRTTKRLERALRRITMLQQEIDDYYANFRVSNNLLELRNLVQVAELIVRCAMMRKESRGLHYTLDYPDQLAESGPSILSPQVHINR from the coding sequence ATGAACACAACACCTGAACTGCATTGTGATGTACTGATCATCGGTAGCGGCGCTGCCGGTCTCTCCCTGGCACTGCGTCTGGCCGAACATCAGAGCGTTATCGTTCTGAGCAAAGGGCCGATAAGTGAAGGTTCTACGTTTTATGCCCAGGGCGGTATTGCCGCCGTGTTTGATGAGACAGACAGCATTGCGTCGCATGTCGACGATACGCTGATTGCCGGGGCCGGGATCGTGGATGCACATGCCGCAGAGTTTGTGGCCAGTAATGCCCGTCATTGCGTGCAGTGGTTGATCGATCAGGGCGTATTATTTGATACGCAGGTACAGCCAAACGGTGAAGAAAGCTACCACCTCACCCGCGAAGGCGGGCATAGCCACCGCCGTATCCTGCATGCCGCAGACGCTACCGGTAAAGAAGTCGAAACCACGCTGGCCAGTAAAGCCCTCAGCCATCCTAACATTCGGGTCCTTGAGCGCAGCAATGCCGTTGACCTGATTATTTCCGACAAGATTGGCCTGCCTGGTACGCGTCGTGTCGTGGGTGCCTGGGTCTGGAATCGCAATAAAGAGAAGGTTGAGACCTGTCAGGCGAAAGCCGTGGTGCTGGCGACTGGCGGTGCATCCAAAGTGTATCAGTATACCACCAACCCCGATATTGCCTCCGGAGACGGCATCGCCATGGCCTGGCGCGCCGGTTGTCGCGTGGCAAACCTTGAATTCAACCAGTTTCACCCGACCGCCCTGTTCCATCCTCAGGCGCGTAATTTCCTGCTGACGGAAGCCCTGCGCGGTGAAGGCGCATACCTGAAACGTCCTGACGGCTCCCGCTTTATGCCGGACTTTGACCCCAGGGGCGAGCTGGCACCGCGCGATATCGTTGCCCGCGCCATCGACCATGAAATGAAGCGTCTTGGCGTAGACTGCATGTATCTGGACATCAGCCATAAGCCGGCAGAGTTTATCCGCCAGCATTTCCCGATGATCTACGAAAAGCTGCTGGGTCTGGGGATTGATTTAACCCGCGATTCGGTGCCCATCGTGCCTGCCGCCCACTATACCTGCGGGGGCGTAATGGTTGATGATCATGGTCGCACCGATGTGGATGGCCTGTATGCTATCGGTGAAGTAAGTTATACCGGGCTTCATGGCGCGAACCGGATGGCGTCGAACTCACTGCTGGAGTGTCTGGTTTACGGCTGGTCTGCCGCGGAAGATATCACGAAGCGCATGCCTTACGCCCGTCAGACAGAAAATCTGCCTGCCTGGGATGAAAGCCGCGTGGAGAACCCGGATGAGCTGGTCGTTATTCAGCATAACTGGCACGAACTGCGGCTGTTTATGTGGGACTACGTCGGGATTGTGCGGACCACGAAACGTCTTGAACGCGCATTACGCCGTATCACGATGCTGCAGCAGGAAATCGATGACTATTATGCCAATTTCCGCGTATCCAATAATCTGCTGGAGCTGCGCAATCTGGTTCAGGTTGCCGAATTGATTGTTCGCTGCGCGATGATGCGTAAAGAGAGCCGCGGTTTGCACTATACCCTCGACTACCCCGATCAGCTGGCCGAGTCCGGCCCGTCGATCCTCTCCCCGCAGGTTCACATAAACAGATAA